GGTCAAGGTCGGACCGGTCGAGAAGACCTTCGAAGCCGAGATCACCGAGCAGCACCCCGACGAGCGCGTCGCCTGGAACAGCACGGGCGGCGAGGTCGACCACGCCGGCGTCATCACGTTCCACAAGCTGAGCGACGACGTGACGCGCCTCACGGTGCAGATCGACTGGACCCCCGAGGGCTTCCTCGAGAAGATCGGCAACACCCTCGGCGCGGACAACCACGCCATCAAGAAGGACCTCAAGAACTTCAAGGAGTTCATCGAGCGCGAGGGCAACGTCGACGGCGCCTGGCGCGGAGACGTCCAGGCCTGAGCCCGGGCTCGTACACGTCGAGGCCCCCGGTCGGCTCCTGTCCCCAGGACGCCCACCGGGGGCCTCGATCGTGTCAGCCGCGGAAGCCGAACGAGTGCAGGTCGTGTTCCTCGCTCAGCCGGCGGCTCAGCTCGGCGCCGCGGACGCTCGTCCCCTGCTCGTCGATCGGCGGGCTGAACACCGCCGCCCCGAGCCGGTTCGGCGCCGACAGGACGATCGCGCCCGAGACGCTCGACTTCGCCGGCACGCCGACGCCGCGCATCCAGCGGCCCGACCCGTCGTAGACGCCGCAGGTCGCCATGACCGACACCACGTCGCGGGCGACGCGGGCGTCGACGACCTGCTCGCCCGTCACCGGGTTGCGACCGCCGAACGCGAGCGTCGCGCCCATCACGGCCAGGGCCTCCGTGTCGACGACCACCGAGCAGGCCCGGGCGTAGAGCGCGACCGCATCGTCCGCCGAGCTGTCGAGCGTGCCCTCCGACCGCATCAGGTGTGCCAGCGCATGGTTGCGGTCGCCGTGCAGCTGCTCGGACTCGCTGACCTCGCGGTCGTAGTCGAGCTCGCGCCCCGCGAAGGCTCCCAGGCCCGCCAGAATGCGCGCCGTGCGCTCGTCGCAGGTGTCGCCGTCGACCAGGTCGGCCGTGAGCAGGGCTCCGGCGTTGACCATCGGGTTCGGCGGTCGCCCGGTGCCGCCCTCGAGCTTGATCGCGTCGAACGCCTCGCCGGTCGGCTCGATGCCGACCGCGTCGAGCGCCGCTCCGCCGGTGTCGGCGAGGGCGAGCGCGAAGAGGAACGGCTTGACCGCCGACTGGATCGAGAACGCGTGACCCGAGTCGCCGGCCGCGACCACCTCGCCGGTCGGCCGCACCACGGCGACCCCGAACAGCTCGGGGTCGGTTTCGGCGAGCTGGGGGATGCTGTCGTCCACCGCGCCTCCTCGGGTCGACAGGACGGAGGCGCGCAGGGCCTCGAGGGACGCGGCTTCGGGCGACGGGGTGGGGGACGGCATCGCTCCACCCTGACAGGCGGGGGCCCGTGCGTCCGGGCTCGTGCCGAGTCACCCACGAAAGGACGGGGTACGGGCCGGGGTACGCGCCGGGGGGACGAGGAGCACGTCATGTTCCCGACGTCAACCCCGCCCGTTGTCAGGTCGCGTGTCTACCGTGCATCTCGTCGGGCCGCATCGGGGCGGGCCGCGAGAGAGGCGACGATGCTCTTCGAGGGTGGCAGCGGCCGGTCGGGTACGGCCTGGCCCGGGCGGGGCCCCCTGGCGAGCGCGCTCGACCTGAGGCTCGACGTGGTCGGTCGCGGCCGCTGGCGGGTCGTCGACGTGCGCCGGTCGGAGCGAGGCGCCCTCGTTGTCCTCGGCACGGTCGCCCAGACCGAGGCGGGCTACGAGCTCAGCCTCGCCGCGGCCCCCGGACGTCGCTGGTGGTGCACCGACCTCTCGAGTGCCCTCGACACCGTCGTGCGCGCCTCGTGGAGCCTCCGCTAGTCGTCTCGGTCGTCGAGTGGTCCCGGATCGTGGTCCGGGCGCGCGTGAAGGACGATCCGCGACCAGTCGACCAGTCGACCAGTCGACCAGTCGACCGCCGGACCCGAGGAGGCGCGGGTCGCGCTGGTCAGGACGCCCGGCGCACCAGCGCGGCCGGCCGCCACCAGGTGACGCTCCGCCAGGCCCACTCGACCGGACCGTAGACGAACCGGGCGAGCCAGAGGCGACTGAGCACGGACTGCAGGGCGATGAGCCCGACGCTGATGCCCACCCCCGGCACGACGCTCGTCATGTGCCCGAAGTCGATCACGAGGGCGAGGCCTGCCACGACGATCGCCGCGACGACGTAGTTGGTCAGCGCCATGCGGCCCAGCGGCTCGAACACGGCGGCGACGACGCGGCGAGCGGGGGTGCGCCAGAGCAGGGCGAGAGCGGTGGCGTAGGCGACGGCCATGACCAGCCCGGCGATGCCGCCCGGCGTCGAGAAGCGCGGGTCGCCCGGGGTCGTGGTCTGCCAGAGCAGGGCCGGCACCGTGAGCACCGCGGCCGCGGCGAAGACCAGGGCGACGCCGCGCCCGGCCGACTCGAGCACGCGGGGCAGGCCGTACGCCGCGGCGCCCGCACCGAGCAGCATGAGGCCGGGGGTCGAGACGAGGCCGCCACCGGTCAGGGCGTAGGCCGCGACGGTCAGCACGGCACCGAGGGCCAGGGTCGCCCAGCGCGGGGCGAAGACGACGATCGGCAGCATGACGAGGCCCACGACGCCGTACTCGAGCAGCACGTTGCCGGGGTAGACGAGCATGAGCAGCCCGCCGATCGCGACGAGCCCGACCAGGCGGCGCACCATGACGAGCCCGGGTCGGGGCGAGCGCGACCGGGCGCCGGCGAGCACGAACCACAGGCTCATGCCGAAGAGGAACACGAAGATCGGCACGAACCGGGTCTGCACCGTGAGGTACAGCAGGTCGCGCACCGGGTCGTCGACCGGGTCGGCGGTCTCGATCACGTAGTCGATGCCGAGGTGGGTGATGTCGAGCGTGTTGACCAGCAGGATGCCGAACAGCGCGAAGCCGCGCAGCGAGTCGACGAACCTCCAGCGGGTGCCGGGGGTGGGTGGGGAGTCGACGGCGGGCGCAGCAGAGGTCATGTGCCCAGCCAAGCCGACCCGCGCCTCCTGGTCATCCCCCGCGGTGATGGCCCGCATCCGTCTGAAGTATCAGATGTGGGTCAGACGAGCGTCCACTCGGCGCGGTACTCGTCGCACGTGAGTCGGTCGAGGTCCGCCTCGATGTCGACCTTCGACTCGTCGGCGCCGGTGAGGCCCTGGGGAGCCAGCCGGTGGATCTCGCGACCGGTCGAGCGCTCGCGCACCACGACGTCGAAGCCCGGCCACTCGCCGTCGAACGAGCCGACGAAGAACGCGGCGAGGACCGAGACGAGCCACCGTCCGGCAACGAGCAGCCGCGGCCGCCGGGTGGTGACGATCTCGGCCTGCCACACCGAGGAGGCGCGGGGCGCGTCGTCAGGGTCGGTCACCGAGGGCATCCCCCGAGGCTAGCGGCGGGGTCGGGCGTGCCCCCTCCGTCGCCCGGCTGACCGTCGGACGACCGCGTCAGGAGGCGCGGGTCGTCACGGCCACGCGGGCGGGCGTGAACGAGACGCGCACCGACGACCCCGGCTCGCGTCGTTCGTCGGCCCGGTGGTCGAGCACCAGCAGGGTCTCGCGGTCCACGCGCACGCGGGTGCGGCACACGGCCCCCAGGAACGACACCGACTCGACGACGCCCGCGAGTCCGCCCTGCTCCACGAACGACACGTCCTCGGGTCGCACGTAGGCCCAGACCGGCCCCTCGGCCGGCGTGCCCACGACCGGCACCTCGGGGCAGCCCGCCAGGCGGACGAGCGCACCGATGACCTCGCCGGACACCCGGTTGCTCGTCCCGACGAACTCGGCGACGAACGCCGTCGCGGGGGCCGAGTAGAGCTCTTCCGGGGTGCCCACCTGCTCGATCGACCCGGCACGCATGACGGCGACGCGGTCGGCCACGGCCAGGGCCTCTTCCTGGTCGTGGGTGACGAACAGGGTCGTGATCGACAGCTCGCGCTGGATGCGGCGGATCTCGTCCCGCAGTTGCACCCGCACCTTCGCGTCGAGGGCGCTGAGCGGCTCGTCGAGCAGCAGCACCCGCGGTCGCGTGACCAGCGCCCGGGCCAGGGCGACGCGCTGCTGCTGGCCGCCCGAGAGCTGGTGGGCGTAGCGCTCGCCGAGGTCGCCGAGTCCGACCAGGTCGAGCATCTCGCCCGCCCGGGCGGCCCGGGCGGCCTTGTCGACGCGACGCATGCGCAGCCCGAACTCGACGTTCTGCCGCACGGTCAGGTGGGGGAACAGCGAGTACGCCTGGAACACCATGCCGACGTCCCGGCGGTGCGTCGGGACGCCGACCACGTCGCGGCCGTCGATCGTGATGCGACCGCCCGTGACGTCCTCGAGCCCGGCGAGGCTGCGCAGTGCGGTGGTCTTGCCGCAGCCCGACGGGCCCAGCACGGCGACGAGCTCGCCGGGCTGCAACTCGAGGTCGAGCCCGGTCAGGGCCCGGTGCCCGGCGAACTGCTTCGTGACGTCGTGGAACGCCACGGCGGCACCCGCACCGGCGCCGGTCGGACTCGTGACGGAGGGGCGGGGGAGCGTGGCGGTCACGAGAGGGCCTTTCGGGTGGGGATCGGACGGGCGGCCCCGAGGGCTCCGACCCGGCCGATCACGAGCAGCAGCACGAAGGCGAAGGCCAGCGAGATCAGGGCGAGGATCACGGCGGCGTAGGGGTCGGAACGCGACACCTGCACCAGGGCGGTCTGCAGGTTCACGCGGTTGAGCAGCGAGGCGATGGTGAACTCGCCGAGCACGACGGCCACGGTGATGAAAGCCGCCGCGAGCAGGCCCCGGCGCAGGCTCGGCACGACGACGAGGGCCATCGTGCGGGGCCAGCTCGAGCCGAGCGTGCGCGCGGCCTCGGTCAGCGTACGGAGGTCGGTGGCCGCCAGGTCGGACTGCACCGCGCGGTAGGCGTAGGGCAGCACCGTGACGCCGTACGCGAGCGCGAGCGTCCAGGCGCCCGAGCCGGCCACCCGCGACACGACCGAGTAGACCGGTGCGAGGCCGACCACGAGCACGATCGCCGGCACCGTGATCGGCACGAGGCAGACGAACTCGAGCGGCCGCACGAGGCGCGGGTAGCGCAGGTGCACGAGCACCATCGCCGGCACCAGCAGCACGAGCACGAGCAGTGCCGCGACGACGGCGAGCAGCAGCGAGTTCGTGACTCCCTCGACGAGGTTGCGGTACATCCGCTCGTTCTCGGGGTCGACGATCGCCAGCCAGTGGTTCAGGTCGTGGCCCGTGCCGTCGGCGCTGCGCAGCGAGAACGCGACCATCGCCGCGATCGGCACCGCGAAGAGGGCTCCCACGACGACCAGGGCGGTGCGGCGCGCGACCGTGCCCGCGCCTCCTGCGCTCGTCGACCGCGGAGCGCTGGTCGTCCGGGGAGCGCTCGTCGTCCGGGCGCTCATCGCTGCCACCGCTCCGTGCGGCGCTGCAGCAGCGAGTAGCCGATCATCAGCACGGCCATCACGACGACCATGCCGAGCGCGAGCGCGCCGGCGACGTTCTCGCGGCCGAGCACGGTCTCGCTGATCAGGGCGGCGCGGATCTGCAGCGGCACGATCTGCGCGCCCTGGCTGATCAGGGCGGCGGCGGTCGCGTACGACGAGAAGGCGTTGGCGAAGAGCAGCAGCAGGCTGCCGACGAACGCGGGGGCGAGCACCGGGACGACCACGCGGACGAGGTGCTGCCACCGGGTGCCGCCGAGCGTGGCGACGGCCTCGCTCCACTGCGGGCGGAGGCCGCTGACGGCGGGCATGAACGTGATCACCATCAGGGGCACCTGGAAGTACAGGTAGGGCAGCAGCAGCCCGGGCACCTGGTAGAACCAGACCCCGTCGGCGTAGAGGTCGACGCCGGCGACGTCGATCAGCAGCCGCGTGACGACGCCCTGGATGCCGATCGTCGCGATGAACGCGAACGCCAGCATGACGCCGCCGAACTGCGCGAGCACGCTCGACGCGGCGTCGATCGCGCTGCGGACGGCTCCGTCGGGGCGGAGCGAGGTGAGGCCCCAGCAGACGACGGCTCCGACGACGGCCCCGGCCACCGCCGTGACGGCCGAGACGGCCGCCGAGCTGGCGAAGGCCCGCACGATCAGCGGGTCGCCGAGTGCGGCGAGGTTGTCGAGCGTGGGGGCGCCGTCACCGTCGACGAAGCCCGTTCCGAGTGCGAGCAGGCACGGCACGATCAGGAAGAGGAGCACCCAGACGGCGAACGGGGTCAGCCCCCACCACGCCGCCGGACGGCGCCGACCCCGCGAGGGGCCGACGCCGTCGGAGGACGAGGAGGCGCGGGTCGACGGGTCGCCGCCGTCCCCCTCGTGTGCCGACCGCACGTCGGCGGTCGTGTCCGCCGCGCGGGTCGACGTCGTCACCATCAGCCGATCGCCGTGGCCCAGGTGTCGGCCAGGACCTTCGAGGCGGCCTCGGTCTGCTCGGCCGTGAACTGCACGGTGTCGGCGGGCTGCTCGCCGACCTTCTCGAGGGCGTCCTGGTCGACGGTGCCGGCCTCGGTCATCGCCGCGAGGCGCACGGGGTAGGCGCCGGCCGCGAGGTACAGGTTCTGCGCGTCGTCGCTCATGACGTACTCCTGCCACAGGCGGGCCGCGGCGGGGTGCGGTGCGTCGACGTTGATCGCCTGGTTGTAGTAGCTGCCGAGGGCGGTGCCGGGCAGCACGGCCGTCTTCCAGTCGCGTCCGCCGGCGTCGGCCGCGGCGGCCAGGTTGTTGTAGCTCCAGTCGAAGACGACCGGGGTCTCGCCCGAGGCGATGGTCGCCGGGGTCGGGTCGGTGGGCAGGAAGTTGCCCGCGTCGGCCAGCTTCGAGAAGTAGTCGACGCCCGTGCTGACGTCGTCGGCGCTGCCGCCGGACTGCAGCGCGGCCCACTCGACGGCCGCGGCGGCGGCACCGGCCTGGGTCGGGTCGCCGTTGATCGCGACCTTGCCCTCGTAGTCGCCACCGAGCAGGTCGTCGAGGCTCTCGGGGGCGGGCACGGCGTCGGCGTCGTAGCCGACCGACATCAGGCCGGTGTAGTCGTAGACCCACTTGCCGTCGGCGTCCTTGTGGTCGTCGGCGATGTCGTCCCAGGTCGACACCTTGTACGGCGCGAACTGGTCGAGGTTGTCGAGCGTCACGGCCGAGCCGAGGTCGAACACGTCGGGGGCGGTGTCCTGCCCCTTCAGGTTCTGGGCGGCGGTGATCTCCTCGGCGCTCGAGATGTCGGGGCTGTCCGAGTTGACGGTGATGTCGTACTTCTTCTCGAACCCGTCGATGATCTTCCCGTAGTTCGCCCACGTGTCGGGCAGGGCGATGACGTTGAGCTCTCCCTCGGCCTGGGCGGCACTGACGAGGGCGTCCATGCCGCCGAAGGCCTCGGCGCTGGTGGCGGTGGCGGCGTCGGTGCCGTTCGCCGCGCCTCCTGCGCTGTCGGCGTCGGCGCTCGCCGAGCAGCCGGTCAGGGCGAGGGCGGCGATGCTGAGGGTCGCGGCCGAGACGAGCAGGCGCTTGTCGATCATGCGGTGTGGGTCCTTCGGGTGCGGGGCCGGGGCTCGCCTCGATGAGCTGAGGGCGACGGGGGACCGGGCGGCCCGCTGGGCACGCTAAGGAGGCGCGGCGACGTCCCGGGAGAGGGTGCGTGAACGCGGGGCGAACAGGTGGTGGCGGGGTGTGCGGCCGGGGTCGTCGCCGCGCTGGTGCTCGGCGACGAGTGGGCAGAAGGTGCTGCTCGTCACCGCGGGAAGAGCAGCTTCTGCCCACTCGGACGAGGGGGCGAGGCGGAGGGGGCGGGGCGGGCCGCGTCAGCGGGCGGCGGCAACCGCGGTGAGGGCGACCTCGGCCACGGAGGCGACGAGGGCGTCGTCGTACCTCGCGGCGGGGTCGTTGCGCGTGGTGAGCACCGAGATCACCACGGGGTCGCCCGACGGGGGGACCACGATGGCGACGTCGTTGCGGATGCCGCCCGCGCCTCCGGACTTGTCGGCGACCTGCCAGCCGTCGGGAGCGCCGGCGCGGATCAGGGTGTCGCCGGTCGCGTTGCGCGACATCCACTCGAGCAGGGTGGCGCGGTCGTCGGCGGCGAGCCAGTCGCCGTCCGTGATGCGGGCGAGGGTGGCGGTGAAGGCGGCGGGCGTGCTCGTGTCGGCCGTGCTGCCCGGGGTGAGCCGGTTGAGCTCGGGCTCGCTGTGCACGACGTCGGTCACGTCGTCGCCCTGCGCCGCGAGGGCGGCGTCGAGTCCGGCCGGGCCGCCGAGCTCGGCGAGGACCAGGTTCAGCGCCGTGTTGTCGCTCTGCCGGACGGCCGCCTCGGCGAGCTGCCGCAGCGGGAGCCCGTCGGCGACGTGCGTGCTGGTCAGCGGCGAGTACCCCGCGGCGTCGACCTCGGCCTGGGTCCAGGTGACGACGCGGTCGAGGTCGGCGTCGTCGGTCGCCTCGAGCAGGGCCGCCGCGGCGAACGCCTTGAGGCTGGACGCGTACCCGAAGCGTTCGTCGGCGCGGTGGTCGAGGGTCGCGCCCGAGCCGGTGTCGAGCACGCTCAGGCCGATCCGCGCGTCGTACCGCGACTCGAGGTCGGCCAGTGCGGCCTCGACCTCGGGGGTCGCGAGGTCGGGCGCGGCGATCGGGCTGGGCAGGGGGACCGGGGTGGCGGTCGTGCTCGGGGCGGGGGCCGACGCCCCGGGCGTCGAGCACGCGGCCAGGCCGAGGCCCAGCCCGAGGGCGGCGGTGGTCAGGAGGGTCGTCGTCATCGTCGTCCGAGAGGTCATCGGTCCAGTCTCGCCGACGCCCGGGAGGCGCGGGTCGGCTCGACGTCGAGAGGCCGGGTTGCGGCACCGGGGTGAGGTTAGGCTAACCTAAGCGCGTGACCACCGACCTGCCCCTCGCGGCCACCGCACCCTCCTCGGCCGCCCTCCGCGCCGACGACGTCTCGGTCGCCTACGACGGCGTCGACGTCGTCCGCGGGGCCCGCCTCGAGCTGCGCCCCGGCTGCGTCACCGCCCTCGTCGGCCCGAACGGCAGCGGCAAGTCGACCCTGCTGCGCACCCTCGCCCGGCTGCAGAAGCCGCGCACGGGCTCGCTCACCCTCGCCGCGCCTCCTCGTGGCGACGATGGGGCCGGCGAGTGGGCGGAAGATGCTGCTCCCGGTCCGGCGAAGGACACTTTCCGCCCACTCGACCCGGCAAGCGGCGGCCAGGGCCACGACCAGAGCCAGGGCGAGGGCGTCGACGGGTTCGAGCTGTCGCTGCGGCAGTTCGCTCGGCGCGTCGCGCTGCTGACGCAGGGGCGCCCGACCCCCGGCGGCCTCAGCGTGCGCGACGTCGTCGAGTTCGGGCGCTACCCGCACCGCGGCCGCTGGGGGCGCTCCGACCCCGAGGGGCCCGCGGCCGTCGACCGGGCGCTCGAGCTCACCGGCGTGGCCGACCTCGCCGACCGCGGCGTGGACCAGCTCTCGGGCGGCCAGCTGCAGCGGGTCTGGCTCGCCAGCTGCCTCGCGCAGGACACGGGGGTGCTGCTGCTCGACGAGCCCACCACCTACCTCGACCTGCGCTACCAGGTCGAACTGCTCGACCTGGTGCGCGACCTGGCCGACTCGGGCCGCATCGCGGTCGGAGTCGTCCTCCACGACCTCGACCAGGCCGCCGCGCTCGCCGACCGCATCGTCGTGCTGAGCGAGGGCCGCATCGTCGCCGAGGGCGACCCCGGGGACGTGCTGACACCGCGCCTCCTGACCGACGTCTGGGGCATCCGCATCGACGTCGACACCGACCCCACCACCGGCCACCTGCGCACCCGCGCGATCGGCCGACACCACACCCGGGCCGAGACGCCCGTCCGATGAGAGAGACACCACCCGTGACCCAGCGCCTTCTGACGACGCCCCGCCACACCCCGACCTCCGGCGGCCCCGCCCGCCGCCCCGCCCGACGGCTGCTGACGGTCACCGCCGTCGCCGCCGCCGCGGCCCTGACCCTCGCCGGCTGCGGCACCACCGAGTCGGCCGACGCCGGCTCGACCTCGGGCAGCGGCGAGCAGATCACCCTGACCGACGGCACTGGGGCCGAGATCACCCTCGACGGTCCGGCGACCAAGGTCGTCGGCACCGAGTGGAACGTCGTGGAAGACCTCGTCGCCCTCGGCGTCGAGCCCGTGGGCGTCGCCGACGTCAAGGGTTACAACGAGTGGGGCGCGGCCGTGCCGCTGACCAACGAGCCGACCGACATCGGCACCCGCGGCGAACCGAGCCTCGACACGGTCGCGTCGCTCGCGCCCGACCTGATCGTCGCGACCGACGGCCTGAGCGCCGACGCCGTCGAGCAGCTGAAGGAGATCGCTCCCGTCCTGCAGGTCACCTCGGCCGACGCCTCGCGCCAGATCGAGCACAGCATGGACAACCTCGACCTCATCGCCGAGGCGACCGGCACCGAGGACAAGGCGACCGAGGTGAAGAAGGAGTTCACCGACGCCGTCGAGTCGGGCAAGCAGGCCCTCGCCGACGCCGGGCTCGCCGGCACGCCGTTCGCCTTCGCCGACGGGTACGTCGACGCCGGCCAGGTCAGCATCCGGCCCTACGCCAAGGGCTCGCTCGTCGCCGACGTCACCGAAGAGCTGGGCCTGACCAACGCCTGGACCGTCGAGGGCGACGAGGCGTACGGCCTCGCCTCGACCGACGTCGAGGGCCTCACGCAGCTGCCCGCCGACGTGCAGTTCCTCTACATCGACAACACGGCCGCCGGTGCCGACGACCCGTTCGCGGTGTCGCTCGCCTCGAACGCCGTCTGGACGTCGCTGCCGTTCGTGCAGTCCGGTGACGTGCACCGCCTCGACGACGGCATCTGGATGTTCGGTGGCCCCGCCGCGATGACCGCCTACGTCGACTCGCTGGTGTCGACCCTGACGAAGTAACCGGCACCGTGAGCACGACCGTCACCCCCACCGACCCCGCGCCGTCCCGGCTCGACGAGCCCGCCGCCGGGCCCGACGAGCGGGCGCTCCGCGCGGCACGAGCCCAGGAGGCGCGGCTCGCCGCCCCCCGTCGGCTCACGCCCGGGTCGGTGGGCGTGACGGTCGCGCTGGTCGCCGTCGTCGTGGTGCTCGCCCTCGTGGACGTCACGCAGGGCACCGCCGACGTCGGCGCCCGACAGGTCTGGCAGGCGCTGACCGGCACCGCGACGGCCGGCGACGCGTCCGTGGTGGTGGCCTCGCGCCTCCCGCGGATGGTCGCCGGCCTGCTGGTCGGCGTCGCCCTCGGCGCCGCCGGTGCGGCCCTGCAGCAGATGAGCCGCAACGTGCTCGCCTCGCCCGACACCCTCGCCGTGAACGCCGGCGCCTACGTCGCGCTCGCGCTCGCCGCCGTCACCGGGCTGAGCCTGCCCCTGCTCGCGTCGTCCGGCGTCGCCTTCGTCGGTGGGCTGCTCGCCGCGGGGCTCGTGCTCGCCGTGTCCGGGCTGGGAGCGGGCACCGTGCGGCTCGTGCTCGCCGGCAGCGCCCTCGCCCTCGGCCTCGCCTCGGTGACCAGCGCCCTCCTGCTGCTCTTCCCGCAGCAGACCGCCGGGCTCTACGCCTGGGGCCAGGGCAGCATCTCGCAGAACGGCTTCGACGGCGTCGTCCAGCTCGCCCCCGTGATCGTCGTCGGGCTGCTGGTGCTCGTCGCGATGAACCTCCGCGTGGACGCCCTCGCCCTCGGGGACGACGCCGCCCGCAGCGTCGGCGTCGACGTCCGCACCACCCGCGTGGTGACCGTCCTCGCGGCCGTGCTGCTCTCGGCCGCCGCCGTCACCCTCGCGGGGCCGATCGGCTTCGTCGGCCTCTGCGCCCCCGCCCTCGTCCGGCTGCTGCGTCGGGCTGTGCCCGCCGTCCGCCGCTTCCTCGTCTTCCTGCCCCTCGCGGCCCTGGCCGGCGCCGCCCTCGTGCTCGGCGCCGACGTGCTGCTGCGCGCCCTGGTCGGTGCCGAGACGTCGGTCCAGGTGCCGACCGGCGTGGTGACCTCGCTGCTCGGGGCGGTCGTCCTCGTCGTGTTGGCCTTCCGGGCCCGCGACCACGGCGGTGTCACCCCGACCGACCGGCACCCCGTCGTCTCGCGCCTGCGCTTCGTGGTCGTCCTCATGGTCGTGCTCGCCGCCCTCGTCGCCGTCGTCCTCGGCTCGGTGCTGCTCGGCGACGCCAAGCTGCTGCTCGGCGACGTCGCCAACTGGGTGGCCGGCCGGTCCGGCCGTGTCGTCACCTACGTGCTCGACACGCGCGTGCCACGGGTCGCGGCCGCCCTGGCGGCGGGCGCGGCGTTGGCGCTCGCCGGCACGCTCGTGCAGGCCGTCACCCGCAACCCGCTCGCCGAGCCGGGCATCCTCGGCGTGACGGGCGGAGCCGGCCTCGGGGCCGTGCTGCTCGTCACCACCGTGCCGCTCGCGACCGGCTGGGGAATCGCGGGTGGGGCGTTCGCCGGAGCCGTCGCGGCGGCCGTGGTCGTGTTCGGCCTCGCCTCACGCGGCGGCTTCCCGCAGAACCGGCTCGTGCTGATCGGCATCGGCGTCTCGACGGCGTCGGCGGCCGCCATCAGCCTGCTGATCGTCCTGACCGACCCGTTCAACGGCGCGAAGGCGCTGACCTGGTTGTCCGGCTCGACCTACGGCCGCACGTCGGACGACACGCTGCCGGTGTCGCTGGTGCTCGTGGCCGCTCTCGTCGTGGTCGTGCTGCTGCGTCGTCGCCTCGACCTGCTCGGGGTGGACGACGACACCCCGCGCCTCCTCGGGGTCTCGCTCTCG
This genomic interval from Frigoribacterium sp. Leaf415 contains the following:
- a CDS encoding SRPBCC family protein; amino-acid sequence: MAQAIETIDVNVPVSVAYNQWTQFESFPKFLDEVESITQTTPTLTVWKVKVGPVEKTFEAEITEQHPDERVAWNSTGGEVDHAGVITFHKLSDDVTRLTVQIDWTPEGFLEKIGNTLGADNHAIKKDLKNFKEFIEREGNVDGAWRGDVQA
- the glsA gene encoding glutaminase A; the encoded protein is MPSPTPSPEAASLEALRASVLSTRGGAVDDSIPQLAETDPELFGVAVVRPTGEVVAAGDSGHAFSIQSAVKPFLFALALADTGGAALDAVGIEPTGEAFDAIKLEGGTGRPPNPMVNAGALLTADLVDGDTCDERTARILAGLGAFAGRELDYDREVSESEQLHGDRNHALAHLMRSEGTLDSSADDAVALYARACSVVVDTEALAVMGATLAFGGRNPVTGEQVVDARVARDVVSVMATCGVYDGSGRWMRGVGVPAKSSVSGAIVLSAPNRLGAAVFSPPIDEQGTSVRGAELSRRLSEEHDLHSFGFRG
- a CDS encoding DUF418 domain-containing protein; this translates as MTSAAPAVDSPPTPGTRWRFVDSLRGFALFGILLVNTLDITHLGIDYVIETADPVDDPVRDLLYLTVQTRFVPIFVFLFGMSLWFVLAGARSRSPRPGLVMVRRLVGLVAIGGLLMLVYPGNVLLEYGVVGLVMLPIVVFAPRWATLALGAVLTVAAYALTGGGLVSTPGLMLLGAGAAAYGLPRVLESAGRGVALVFAAAAVLTVPALLWQTTTPGDPRFSTPGGIAGLVMAVAYATALALLWRTPARRVVAAVFEPLGRMALTNYVVAAIVVAGLALVIDFGHMTSVVPGVGISVGLIALQSVLSRLWLARFVYGPVEWAWRSVTWWRPAALVRRAS
- a CDS encoding ABC transporter ATP-binding protein, whose product is MTATLPRPSVTSPTGAGAGAAVAFHDVTKQFAGHRALTGLDLELQPGELVAVLGPSGCGKTTALRSLAGLEDVTGGRITIDGRDVVGVPTHRRDVGMVFQAYSLFPHLTVRQNVEFGLRMRRVDKAARAARAGEMLDLVGLGDLGERYAHQLSGGQQQRVALARALVTRPRVLLLDEPLSALDAKVRVQLRDEIRRIQRELSITTLFVTHDQEEALAVADRVAVMRAGSIEQVGTPEELYSAPATAFVAEFVGTSNRVSGEVIGALVRLAGCPEVPVVGTPAEGPVWAYVRPEDVSFVEQGGLAGVVESVSFLGAVCRTRVRVDRETLLVLDHRADERREPGSSVRVSFTPARVAVTTRAS
- a CDS encoding ABC transporter permease subunit; its protein translation is MSARTTSAPRTTSAPRSTSAGGAGTVARRTALVVVGALFAVPIAAMVAFSLRSADGTGHDLNHWLAIVDPENERMYRNLVEGVTNSLLLAVVAALLVLVLLVPAMVLVHLRYPRLVRPLEFVCLVPITVPAIVLVVGLAPVYSVVSRVAGSGAWTLALAYGVTVLPYAYRAVQSDLAATDLRTLTEAARTLGSSWPRTMALVVVPSLRRGLLAAAFITVAVVLGEFTIASLLNRVNLQTALVQVSRSDPYAAVILALISLAFAFVLLLVIGRVGALGAARPIPTRKALS
- a CDS encoding ABC transporter permease, which gives rise to MVTTSTRAADTTADVRSAHEGDGGDPSTRASSSSDGVGPSRGRRRPAAWWGLTPFAVWVLLFLIVPCLLALGTGFVDGDGAPTLDNLAALGDPLIVRAFASSAAVSAVTAVAGAVVGAVVCWGLTSLRPDGAVRSAIDAASSVLAQFGGVMLAFAFIATIGIQGVVTRLLIDVAGVDLYADGVWFYQVPGLLLPYLYFQVPLMVITFMPAVSGLRPQWSEAVATLGGTRWQHLVRVVVPVLAPAFVGSLLLLFANAFSSYATAAALISQGAQIVPLQIRAALISETVLGRENVAGALALGMVVVMAVLMIGYSLLQRRTERWQR
- a CDS encoding ABC transporter substrate-binding protein; its protein translation is MIDKRLLVSAATLSIAALALTGCSASADADSAGGAANGTDAATATSAEAFGGMDALVSAAQAEGELNVIALPDTWANYGKIIDGFEKKYDITVNSDSPDISSAEEITAAQNLKGQDTAPDVFDLGSAVTLDNLDQFAPYKVSTWDDIADDHKDADGKWVYDYTGLMSVGYDADAVPAPESLDDLLGGDYEGKVAINGDPTQAGAAAAAVEWAALQSGGSADDVSTGVDYFSKLADAGNFLPTDPTPATIASGETPVVFDWSYNNLAAAADAGGRDWKTAVLPGTALGSYYNQAINVDAPHPAAARLWQEYVMSDDAQNLYLAAGAYPVRLAAMTEAGTVDQDALEKVGEQPADTVQFTAEQTEAASKVLADTWATAIG
- the bla gene encoding class A beta-lactamase, which codes for MTSRTTMTTTLLTTAALGLGLGLAACSTPGASAPAPSTTATPVPLPSPIAAPDLATPEVEAALADLESRYDARIGLSVLDTGSGATLDHRADERFGYASSLKAFAAAALLEATDDADLDRVVTWTQAEVDAAGYSPLTSTHVADGLPLRQLAEAAVRQSDNTALNLVLAELGGPAGLDAALAAQGDDVTDVVHSEPELNRLTPGSTADTSTPAAFTATLARITDGDWLAADDRATLLEWMSRNATGDTLIRAGAPDGWQVADKSGGAGGIRNDVAIVVPPSGDPVVISVLTTRNDPAARYDDALVASVAEVALTAVAAAR
- a CDS encoding ABC transporter ATP-binding protein yields the protein MTTDLPLAATAPSSAALRADDVSVAYDGVDVVRGARLELRPGCVTALVGPNGSGKSTLLRTLARLQKPRTGSLTLAAPPRGDDGAGEWAEDAAPGPAKDTFRPLDPASGGQGHDQSQGEGVDGFELSLRQFARRVALLTQGRPTPGGLSVRDVVEFGRYPHRGRWGRSDPEGPAAVDRALELTGVADLADRGVDQLSGGQLQRVWLASCLAQDTGVLLLDEPTTYLDLRYQVELLDLVRDLADSGRIAVGVVLHDLDQAAALADRIVVLSEGRIVAEGDPGDVLTPRLLTDVWGIRIDVDTDPTTGHLRTRAIGRHHTRAETPVR